GATATCTGACACCAGCTTTCCCATCTTTTCCCAGTCCACAACTTGGGCTATCCTCTCCAATCGCTCGTTACGCCCAACCTGCTCGGGAAGGAACGCTTCGATCATGGACGGGTTTCCCATATTGCGGTGCATGGCTCACTCCATTTTGCTATATCTTCCTCGCACAGGTATGATTATCGCCTCTACCTTGGGTTATGCAAAGGTCTCCTCGGGGAGAGGAGGAAGAGCCCCCAACACATCCACCCAGGTCACCCTCTCTGTCGCCCGGAGCGGCGACATCGCCCCCTGAGGGGGAGAAACAGAGCCTGGAGCGGAGCGGGGGCACAAAAAAGCCCTGCTCCGGGTTTGGGGAAGCAGGGCTAAAGACGGCTGTGTAACCGCTTATGCCAGTACCTTTACCTCGAAGGCCTAACGACAAACGGCTTGGGCAGTCGATCGGACTCGCTCTCGACATGGTCGGAGCCTACCGCTGCGGGACAGTGCCGGACTTTGACCGGCTTCCTCTTTTAAGCCCGGAGGGCAGAACGCCCCCGAGGCACCCTCGCCGATATTCAGTTGTAAACGTTCGCACGCGTGCTCGAACGATGAGACTATAGCACCTTCCGGCCCGCGCTTCAACAGTCCTCGCAGATTGCAAACTATCCACTTTCCGCACCTTGCCGCAATGCCTCCAAGTAGGGGACAATACGTGTGTTATCGTTGAGCAAGTGTTTAAGAATTTGATAAAATACTGGCAGAAATGGAACTCATGGTCCACGATTGCAGGAGTGATTAATGTCGACACCAGACGGAAAGCGCCCAGAGGCCGCCTATACCTCCAGTGACATCCAGGTACTTGAGGGTATGGAGGCGGTCAGGCGCCGCCCAGGCATGTACATCGGCAGCACCGACCAGCGCGGCCTCCACCACCTGATCAAGGAGATAGTGGACAACTCGGTCGACGAGTTCATGGCCGGGTTCTGCACGAAGATCAGGGTTACTATCCACAGCGACGGCAAAGTGGACGTTTTGGATGACGGCCGCGGCATACCCGTGGACAAGCACAAGCAGACCGGCATGTCCGGCGTTGAGACGGTGCTGACGACGCTGCATGCCGGCGGCAAGTTCGGCGGCAAAGCATATACGGTGTCCGGCGGCCTGCACGGCGTGGGCGCGTCCGTCGTCAACGCGCTGTCCACCTGGCTGCGCGCGGAGATATACAGATACGGCAACGTCTATGTCCAGGAATTCAAGCGCGGCCACAAGACGACGGATCTCAAGAACAGCCCGCTGCCTCCCGAAGAGAGGGAGAAGAGGGGCACGCTTATCTCCTTTTATCCCGATCCCGAGATATTCAAGGAGATACAGTACGACTTCAAGGTGCTGGCCCAGAAGTTCAAGGAGTATGCCTACCTGAACAAGGGGCTGGAGATCACTTTCGTAAGCGACTGGATTTCCGACCTGTTCGAGAAGAAGGAGATAGTCTATCACTACGAGGGCGGAATCTCCCAGTTCGTCACAGACCTGAACGAGAACCGCATTGCGCTCCACAAGGACCCGATTTACATGGATAAGGTGGCAGAGGGCGGCACCATCGTTGAGGTTGCGATGCAGTACAACGACAGCTATTCGGAGTCGGTCTACTCCTTTGCGAACTGCATCAACACCATCGACGGCGGGACGCACCTCACAGGCTTCCGCGCGGCGCTGACGCGCGTCATAAACGACTACGCGCGCAAGCAGAAGCTCATGAAGGAATCGGACGCCAACCTGGCGGGCGAGGACGTGCGCGAAGGCCTCAGCGCGGTGATCAGCGTCAAGCTGCCCGAGCCCCAGTTCGAGGGCCAGACGAAGACGAAGCTGGGCAACGCAGAGGTCCGCAACCAGGTGGAGACGGTCGTTGCCGAGAACCTGCTCATCTACCTGGAGGACCACCCGCAGGACTCCAAGCGAATCATCGACAAGTGCCTGACCGCCCAGCGCGCCCGCGAGGCCGCCCGGAAGGCGCGCGAGCTGGTCATCCGCAAGAACGCGATGGACGGCGGCACGTTGCCCGGCAAGCTGGCGGACTGCTCCGACAAGAACCCGGAGAGGTGCGAGCTGTACCTGGTGGAGGGCGACTCCGCCGGCGGCACCGCGAAGATGGGCCGCGACCGCGCTTTTCAGGCCATCCTTCCGCTGCGCGGCAAGATCCTGAACGTGGAGAAGGCGCGAGAGGACAAGATGCTTGCGCACGAGGAGATACGCGCCCTGACCATCGCCATCGGCGCGGGCCTCGGCGAGGACTTCGACCTTGAGAAGTTGCGGTACCACCGCATCATCATCATGACGGACGCGGACGTGGACGGCTCCCACATCCGGACGCTGCTCCTGACCTTCTTCTTCCGGAACATGCACCCGTTGATCACCAACGGGAACCTGTACATCGCGCTCCCGCCGCTGTACAAGATATGGTCCGGCAAGAAGGAGCGGTACGTCTACGTGGAGCAGGAGAAAGAGAAGGCCGTCAAGGAGTTCGTCGGGGTCAAGAACCTCAGCATCCAGCGCTACAAGGGTCTTGGCGAGATGAGTGCCGAGCAGCTCTGGGAGACGACGATGAACCCGGAGAAGCGCACGCTCCTGCAGGTCACCCAGCGCGACCTCGCAGAGTCCGACCAGATATTCTCGCTGCTGATGGGCGACGTCGTCGGCCCTCGCCGCGAGTTCATCGAGCGCCACGCGCTGACGGTCACGAACCTGGACGTGTAGGCAAGGCAGGATACATTGCTTTGGTAGGGGGTCCCGATACATCGGGACCCTCGTTTTTTGCCGGGCGAGAGCCGTGGGCGAATGAATTCGCCGCTGAGTGGCGTGTGTATTGCTTCGCAATTCACATCGCCGGATGTCAGCCTTCGCGGACAACGAAGAATGCCTGGAGCATTGTGGGCCACGCCGGACCGAATCGTCCGCGAAGGCGGACGTTTGGCGTCGTTCATCGCATCGCGATGGACGCGCCCTCAGTGGCGAATTCATTCGCCCACGGCTCATTCGCCCACGGCTCATTCGCCCACTGCGATATTCGCCCACGGCCCCTAGGTCCCCGGTGGCCATTGGCGAATTCATCGCTGGGGTCTACGGCTCTGTCAGAAACGCGGCGATGTGCGGAGCGACCGCGTCCGGGATCTCCGCCGGGCACCGGTGGCCGCCGCCGGGGATGACGACGAGGCGCGCGTTCGGCATCGTCGCCTGCAGGAATTCGCCAACGGGCACGTTGTCCTCGCTCCCCCATATCAGCAGCGTGGGAATGTTGATCGCCCGGAGCCTGTCGCTAAGGTCGATCTTGGCGCTGATGAGCCACTCCGGGACGCCGCCGACGGCGTGCAGCGCGCCGGAGCGCCACTGGTTGGCACGCTTGTGGTCGACGCCCTTGGACGCCCCAGCGAGGACGAGGCGGCGTACGAGCTGAGGGTACTCGATGGCGAAGTACAACGCGGGCAGGCAGCCCATCGACTGGCCGAAGAGGTCGACCGGTATGTCCATGTGCTTCTTCACGGTGGCCATGAGGTCGTCGAACCCGCGGATATTCGGGTCCGGCGGGTTTGTCCCCATGCCGGGCCAGCCCATGAAGACGTTGTCGTAAGTGTTCGGCAGCCTGGCCGCAATCGGCTTCCAGAACTCGCGGTTGCCGGAGTTGCCGGGGAGGTAAACAGCGCGACGGAGGGTGGTATTGGCGGCCATGTGGTTACTCCCGGTTGAAAGTGCACGCAATGTTGCGATGTGCGGCGGACGCTCACCGAAACGCGGCCATTATAGCGGTGTCTCGGCAAGAAAGGGAGCGGCTCGCCGAGTTGTGGCGGTTGCCGCTCATGCCGGGGAGGAAGATGATGCGTGTGCCAGGCATTGAGCTAGCTCCTCTTCGCCCGATCAAGTCTGGCAACATACCTTAAACGAAACGCCGTCGCAATCAGCCACGCCATGAACGTCGCCACGAAGATCCGCTGAGTAAGGCCCGTGAATTCCGTCCCCGACGTAGCCGCAAACGCTACGAAAGCTGTCGCAACGAGCAGCGCAATGGCCATTGAGTAAGGTGCGAACGAGCGCCACCTGCCGTCTTGCCGGAACTTGAGCGACAACAGTATCTGAGCGGGTATAAGGCAGAGACAAGAGAAGACAAAGGCAATGCTGTGCACCGTTCCGGTTGGTGTCGACGGAGCGCCCTCCGCATCTGTGGGAAAAACCATAACAAGTATGATTCCAAATCCAAACAGCGCCAGGAGGACCAATTCCACCTTTGTGGTACTGGATGAGGATAAGCTCCTCCATAGCCCGGTAGCTAAGGCCAGCGTTCCTAATCCCAAGACTAAAAGCGCCGACTGCAGAATATCTCCATTTTCCGCGGTAACGTACTTGCTAATATGCTGTCGTATCGGATCGATCTCAGGGTGCATGAAGTGCAGCGCTAAAATACCGAAGGCATAAGCCGCGAAGCATACAATAGCGGAAGCTGCAAGTTCTGTGTTGCGCATTATGACCGACTTCACTACGTCTTCCGCTGGCGTTTCGGCTAATCATACCCCGACTAACACCGCTGTGGGACGCCGTTTTCGAAAGCCCGGTTTTGCCCTCTCCCAAGTTCGAACCTTCAGACCGTGTACAATGTGCGCACGAGCGCGGCGGTCACGCCCGCCAGGAGATTCACCATGCTGGGGTTCTTCAGCGTAGACCTGACGATAGACGACCAGGGGAAGCCGTGGCTGATCGAGATCAACGGGGCCAAGAGCGGCTTCGACGGCTTCCTCATGGCGTACAGCGACGAGGCGATCATTGACCGCATCGACGCGGCGTTCCGTAAGCACGTGGGCGGGCGCGACGTCTACATGGTCACGAGACTGGTGAACTTCGGCGAGCTTCCGCCCGGATATCTCGACAAGCTGCCGCGCGACTGCCTGCTGCTGCGGAGCATGATGAACGTTCTCCAGATGCTGCCTGAGGGGACCGTGGGCATAGGCTGGGCGCGGACGCGCGCGGACAGGCCGCCTTCCACGCTGGGCGCGGGCTCGTCGCTCGTGGCGCTGTCCGCGAAGTACCCACGCTTCCGCGAGGTGGCGCTGAACGTGGCGGACCCGGGCTATGTTATCCCCCTCGACCACTTCCGGGAGCGCGCCGAGGCGGGCGCCGTCTCGCTGAGGGCGGCGGCCCCGGAGGCGGTCAACGCTACCCGCATCCATGACGGCGACGTGATGTGGCTGCGGTGCCCGAGCCTGGGCTTCGCCGCGCCGCTACCGGACTTCGCGCAGAAGGTGAACCAGGAGTACCCGTACGACGCTATAGCGGACAACAAGCTGTTCACTTACCAGGCGCTTGACCCGCACATGGGAGAGCACATCCCAAGGTCTGTGCCCGTCGGGAACCGGTGCACGGGCTCTCGGTCTGTGCGCGAGTTCCTGTCGCAGGCATGCGACGACATCTTCGTTCGCAAGCCGCTGGCGAGCTCGCAGGCGCGAGGGGTGGAGTTCCTGAACCGCCGGGAGGTGGAGGACTACGCGGCGCGGCTGGAGCGGCTTGAGGCGGCGGACTCGACCGCCGGCGGCAGGCTGCCGCTGGAGCTGAGGGGCGTGGCGGAGTTTATTGAGCAGAACGCGCTGAAGTACGACGTGACATTGCTGAGCGAGCTGAAGCTCTCGAAGCCTGTGCGCTCCAGCCGGTCCGGCCGAGAGCACCACGGCTGCATGAGGGCGCTGGCGATGGTGTCGTCGCGCCCGGACGGCGGCGTGGACGTGGCGTACCTGGGGGCATACTGGCGACTGGCGCGTGTGCCGGCGGACGGCGACGGCCTGTTGTGGGAGCGGTTCGTGGGGAGCCAGTCGCAGGGGGCGCACTGCGAGGCGGTATCGTCGGAGGACGAGAGCACCGCGCGCGAGTTCGTGGACACGGCGCTGAAGGCGTACTGCCGGGCGGCGGAACGGTACCCTGCTGACCGGGAGGGATTCGAGGCGTGGGAGCGCGACTACTGGGTGAGGCGGTACCGGGGGCAGGCGCCGATGTTCGCATCTGGCGCGGGTTGGCCGCTGTTCCAGCAGGAGCTGGACTCGGCGCGGGCATACGGGGAGAGGCTCAAGGCGGATGCCGAGGCGCTGGGCTACCGGCGGACGCCGACGACGTTCCTGAAGGCGTACAACGCATCGCTGGTGAAGGATAAGCCGAAGTCGCGTCTGCGCGTCGACGTTAATGAGCAGGCCTCGCGGCTGGGTCTGCCATACCTGGTCAAGGACGCGGAAAGGATCGTGGTGGGTTAGCGGTCCCACATTTTCGTGCTGAAGTACCGCTCGCCAATGTCGTTGAAGATCGTGACTATCTTGCCTTTGCGGGCCTGGCGTGCGACCTCGTATGCGCCCTGGACGTATGCGCCGGACGACTGGCCTGCGAAGAGCCCCTTGCGAGCGAGCAGCTTCGACATTTCGTAGGATTTCTCCACGTCGCCGTCGAGCATCCTGTCCACGATCGACTCGTCGAAGGTGCTCGGTATGATGTGGCCCTCGCCCAGGTGCTTGAGTCCCTCCACGCCCGGCCACTCCGGCGGGTTGATGCCCACGATGGTGATAGCCGGGTTGTACTCCTTGAGCCTGCGGCCAACGCCGGAGATGGTGCCGCCCGTGCCGACGGCGGCGACGAAGTGGGTGAGGTCCGGGACCTGCCGGATGATCTCCTCCGCCGTTGTGTCGTAGTGCGCCAGCGGGTTGTTCTTGTTGCCGTACTGATCGCAGTGGAAGTAGAGCTGCGGATTGGACTGGTGGCGTCGCTTCACCTCGCGCAGCGCCTCGTCGTAGCCGAGCATCGAGTCCGTGAACACGATGTTCGCGCCGTGCGCGCGTATGCGCTTCTTGCGCTCCTCGCTGGCGTTCTCCGGCATCACGAGCTCCACCTTGTACCCGAGCACCGCGCCTATCATGGCATACGCGATGCCGGCGTTGCCGGAGGTGGCGTCCAGCACCGTCTTCTCCTTTGTAAGCGAGCCGTCCAGGATGGCCTCCACCAGCATGCGAAGGACGGGGCGGTCCTTGATAGAGCCGCCGGGATTGAGGTGCTCGAACTTGGCGTAGATCTCCGCCTGGCCGATTTCGAGGCCGAGATCGAGCCGCGCCGTGGGGGTGTTGCCGATGGCGAGCAGGGGAGGGTATTTGGCTACGAAGTCTCGGAAAGCTTTGGACTGCGGCAAAATGGGCTCTCCTCGGCGCGGCTGGGTCCTGGTAGTCAAAGCGGGCCTTTCGTGGCGTTCATGCTGATTGGATGCGCAATATGTAGTCGCGCGATGCATCGCGCTGGTCCGGTGTGCAAAAGCGCAACTAAGTATATCTGCGGCGCCGTGCTGCGTCCATTATAGGGCGCGGCGGCGATGTCTTATAATGCCATTCTGCGCCTCCGGCGCGAGCGAATGCATGGACGGTGATTCTCATGGCAGACCAGAGGACCGAGCAAAGAGCGGAGGAGCTTCGCAAGGAGCTCAACCGGCACAACTACCTGTACTACATCAAGGACGCGCCGGAGATCAGCGACGCGCAGTACGACGGGCTGTTCAGGGAGCTCAAGGCGATAGAGACGGAGCACCCTGAGCTGCTGACGCCGGACTCTCCTACCCAGCGCGTGGGCGCGCCGCCAGTCTCCGAGTTCGGGCAGGTGCGCCACCCGCTGCCGATGCTCAGCCTGGGCAACGCGTTCGACGACGATGACTTTCGGGCGTGGCACAAGCGCACGGCGGCGATGCTGGAGGTCAAAGAGTTCGACATGGTGTGCGAGCTCAAGTACGACGGCCTGGCGATTGCCCTCACCTACGAGAACGGCGTGTTCGTGCGCGGGGCGACGCGTGGGAACGGCAAGGTAGGGGAAGACATCACCGCGAACCTGCGGACGATAAAGTCGATACCCCTGAGGGTGCAGGGCGACGCGCCGCGCAAGTTCGAGGTGCGCGGCGAGGTGCTCTTCCCGACGTCGAAGTTCCAGAAGCTGAACGAGGAGCGCATTGCGGCGGGGCTAGCGCCGTATGCGCACCCGCGAAATACGGCGGCGGGCTCCGTGCGCCAGCTCGACCCGCGCAACACCGCCGCGAGGCCGCTGGACATGTATATCTATACTCTCGGCTACGCCGAAGACGCCCCCAGGAAGATCGAGGACCAGTGGAGCGCGTTGCAGTACCTCAGGGAGCTCGGGTTCAAGACCAACCCGAATAACAGGCTGGTGAAGACGACGTCGGAGGCTATGGAGTACTACCACGAGTACCTTGGCAAGCTGCAGCAACTCGACTACATGTGCGACGGCGCTGTTATCAAGGTCAACAAGTTCTCGATGCAGCGTCACCTGGGCGTTGTGGGCCGGGAGCCGCGGTGGGCTATCGCGTACAAGTTCCCGGCGACGCAGGCGGTGACTGTGCTGCTGGACATTCGGGTGAACGTGGGCCGCACGGGCACCATCAACCCGTACGCGGTGCTGGAGCCGGTGAACATCAATGGCGTTATCGTGCGGCAGGCGACCATGCACAACGAGGACTACATCAGGAGCAAGGACCTGCGCATCGGCGACCACGTGATGGTGGAGCGGGCGGGGGAGGTGATCCCGCAGGTGGTGGCGATCGTGGCTTCCAAGCGCACCGGCGCAGAGCGCGAGTTCAAAATGCCGGAGCAGTGCCCATCGTGCGGGGAGCCGGTCGCGCGGCCGGAGGGCGAGGCCAAGCATGCGTGCGTCAATTCGCGATGCCCCGCGCAGCTTGTGCGGTTGCTGGAGCACTTCGTCAGCAAGGGCGCTATGGACATCGACGGCCTTGGCATCAAGCAGACGACGGTCTTCCTGGAAAAGGGTCTCATCAAGGACGTAGCCGACCTCTACACGCTCACAAAGGAGAAGCTCATGGAGCTCGACCGGATGGGCGAGAAGAGCGCGACGAACATCGTGAGCGCGATTGCGGCGAGCAAGGACAGGCCGCTCGCCCGCGTGCTCGTGGCGCTCGGCATCGACCACGTTGGGTCGGA
The SAR202 cluster bacterium DNA segment above includes these coding regions:
- a CDS encoding DUF998 domain-containing protein, translating into MKSVIMRNTELAASAIVCFAAYAFGILALHFMHPEIDPIRQHISKYVTAENGDILQSALLVLGLGTLALATGLWRSLSSSSTTKVELVLLALFGFGIILVMVFPTDAEGAPSTPTGTVHSIAFVFSCLCLIPAQILLSLKFRQDGRWRSFAPYSMAIALLVATAFVAFAATSGTEFTGLTQRIFVATFMAWLIATAFRLRYVARLDRAKRS
- the ligA gene encoding NAD-dependent DNA ligase LigA, coding for MADQRTEQRAEELRKELNRHNYLYYIKDAPEISDAQYDGLFRELKAIETEHPELLTPDSPTQRVGAPPVSEFGQVRHPLPMLSLGNAFDDDDFRAWHKRTAAMLEVKEFDMVCELKYDGLAIALTYENGVFVRGATRGNGKVGEDITANLRTIKSIPLRVQGDAPRKFEVRGEVLFPTSKFQKLNEERIAAGLAPYAHPRNTAAGSVRQLDPRNTAARPLDMYIYTLGYAEDAPRKIEDQWSALQYLRELGFKTNPNNRLVKTTSEAMEYYHEYLGKLQQLDYMCDGAVIKVNKFSMQRHLGVVGREPRWAIAYKFPATQAVTVLLDIRVNVGRTGTINPYAVLEPVNINGVIVRQATMHNEDYIRSKDLRIGDHVMVERAGEVIPQVVAIVASKRTGAEREFKMPEQCPSCGEPVARPEGEAKHACVNSRCPAQLVRLLEHFVSKGAMDIDGLGIKQTTVFLEKGLIKDVADLYTLTKEKLMELDRMGEKSATNIVSAIAASKDRPLARVLVALGIDHVGSEVADLLSRHFGSMEALMEANEDRLMEIPSIGPKITSSVAAYFRNDVNRQVVAKLRDAGVKLENAVKQAAAAQVLEGKRFVVTGRLEKFSRNEIADKIKELGGQVSGSVSKKTDYLVAGEEAGSKLDDAKALGVKVISEADFVEMIK
- a CDS encoding cysteine synthase family protein, translating into MHRATTYCASNQHERHERPALTTRTQPRRGEPILPQSKAFRDFVAKYPPLLAIGNTPTARLDLGLEIGQAEIYAKFEHLNPGGSIKDRPVLRMLVEAILDGSLTKEKTVLDATSGNAGIAYAMIGAVLGYKVELVMPENASEERKKRIRAHGANIVFTDSMLGYDEALREVKRRHQSNPQLYFHCDQYGNKNNPLAHYDTTAEEIIRQVPDLTHFVAAVGTGGTISGVGRRLKEYNPAITIVGINPPEWPGVEGLKHLGEGHIIPSTFDESIVDRMLDGDVEKSYEMSKLLARKGLFAGQSSGAYVQGAYEVARQARKGKIVTIFNDIGERYFSTKMWDR
- a CDS encoding alpha/beta fold hydrolase, coding for MAANTTLRRAVYLPGNSGNREFWKPIAARLPNTYDNVFMGWPGMGTNPPDPNIRGFDDLMATVKKHMDIPVDLFGQSMGCLPALYFAIEYPQLVRRLVLAGASKGVDHKRANQWRSGALHAVGGVPEWLISAKIDLSDRLRAINIPTLLIWGSEDNVPVGEFLQATMPNARLVVIPGGGHRCPAEIPDAVAPHIAAFLTEP
- a CDS encoding IS5/IS1182 family transposase, with product MHRNMGNPSMIEAFLPEQVGRNERLERIAQVVDWEKMGKLVSDI
- the gyrB gene encoding DNA topoisomerase (ATP-hydrolyzing) subunit B; translation: MSTPDGKRPEAAYTSSDIQVLEGMEAVRRRPGMYIGSTDQRGLHHLIKEIVDNSVDEFMAGFCTKIRVTIHSDGKVDVLDDGRGIPVDKHKQTGMSGVETVLTTLHAGGKFGGKAYTVSGGLHGVGASVVNALSTWLRAEIYRYGNVYVQEFKRGHKTTDLKNSPLPPEEREKRGTLISFYPDPEIFKEIQYDFKVLAQKFKEYAYLNKGLEITFVSDWISDLFEKKEIVYHYEGGISQFVTDLNENRIALHKDPIYMDKVAEGGTIVEVAMQYNDSYSESVYSFANCINTIDGGTHLTGFRAALTRVINDYARKQKLMKESDANLAGEDVREGLSAVISVKLPEPQFEGQTKTKLGNAEVRNQVETVVAENLLIYLEDHPQDSKRIIDKCLTAQRAREAARKARELVIRKNAMDGGTLPGKLADCSDKNPERCELYLVEGDSAGGTAKMGRDRAFQAILPLRGKILNVEKAREDKMLAHEEIRALTIAIGAGLGEDFDLEKLRYHRIIIMTDADVDGSHIRTLLLTFFFRNMHPLITNGNLYIALPPLYKIWSGKKERYVYVEQEKEKAVKEFVGVKNLSIQRYKGLGEMSAEQLWETTMNPEKRTLLQVTQRDLAESDQIFSLLMGDVVGPRREFIERHALTVTNLDV